The nucleotide sequence CTGATTGTTCGATTTTCCAAAATAAATATATTTAGATTCACTTAAAGAATGCGTAGCTGTTTCGTGCGCTAAAATACCGCCGGTTTCTTCGCTTGCTTCTAAAATAGCGGCACCAGCACCATCAGAAAATATCATGCTGTCTCTGTCGTGTTGATCTACAACTCTAGAAAGTGATTCGGCTCCTATAACTAGGCATTTTTTGGCCATACCGCACTTAATAAAAGCTTGTGCCTGTATCATTCCTTCAATCCAGCCAGGGCATCCAAAAAGAACATCATAACATACACATTTTGGATTCTTGATGCGTAACTTAGCTTTTACACGTGTAGCCATACTTGGCACCGTGTCGCTTTGTATAGATCCTTTACTAACATCACCATAATTGGTAGCAACAATAATGTAATCTAGCGTTTCAATATCTACGTTAGAAGATGCTATTGCTTTTTGCGCTGCCAAAAAAGCAATATCTGAGGTGTTAAGAGAATCATCGATATAGCGACGTTCTTCAATACCGGTGATTGCTTTAAATTTTTCTATAGTCTCCTCGTTGGAGTGAGGAAAGTCACTACCGTCCAGATTTTTGAATTCATGCAGATGAAAATCGGCATTTTTAGTAATTACATTTGGGATATAACTTCCCGTTCCAGTGATCTTGATGTTCATCCGTCAATTTGAATTAGTAATGAAATATAAGAATTATTGTTCGCAATCCTAACAAAATGTTAATTGGTTATTCTGAAATCTATAAAAAAAGGCTATCAATTTTGATAGCCTCTTAAAAATAAGTGTTATCAGATTAAGCTTCCATATATTCCTCTATCGGAGGACAGGTACACATAAGGTTTCTGTCTCCAAAAGCTTCGTCTACTCGGCGAACGGTAGGCCAAAACTTATTGTCTGCAATATATTCTAGTGGAAAAGCTGCTTTTTCTCTGCTATAAGGGAAACTCCATTCGCTTGAAGTAAGCATTTTAATAGTATGAGGTGCATTTTTCAACACGTTGTTAGTGTCGTCTGCACTTAATTCTTCAATTTCTTTTCTAATAGAGATCAACGCATCACAAAAACGATCCAACTCAGCTTTACTTTCACTTTCTGTAGGCTCGATCATTACCGTTCCTGCCACAGGAAACGATACTGTAGGCGCATGGAATCCATAATCGATTAGACGCTTAGCAATATCTGTAACTTCGATGCCATTGTCTTTAAATGGTCTACAGTCTATAATCATTTCGTGAGCTGCACGTCCTCTTTCTCCAGAGTATAACGTTTTATAATGATCTGAAAGACGTTCTTTAATATAATTTGCGTTTAAGATCGCATGTTCGGTAGCTTTCTGAAGTCCGCCGCTTCCAAGCATTTTGA is from Zunongwangia endophytica and encodes:
- a CDS encoding 3-oxoacyl-ACP synthase III family protein, with product MNIKITGTGSYIPNVITKNADFHLHEFKNLDGSDFPHSNEETIEKFKAITGIEERRYIDDSLNTSDIAFLAAQKAIASSNVDIETLDYIIVATNYGDVSKGSIQSDTVPSMATRVKAKLRIKNPKCVCYDVLFGCPGWIEGMIQAQAFIKCGMAKKCLVIGAESLSRVVDQHDRDSMIFSDGAGAAILEASEETGGILAHETATHSLSESKYIYFGKSNNQETDSDTRFIKMNGRKIYEFALINVPNAMKSCLEQSGKGIDDLKKVFIHQANEKMDEAIIKRFYKLFGKKIPEGVMPMSIKELGNSSVATVPTLLDLVVNKKIENQELQKGDIILLASVGAGMNINAIVYEY